Proteins from a genomic interval of Harpia harpyja isolate bHarHar1 chromosome 7, bHarHar1 primary haplotype, whole genome shotgun sequence:
- the MSTN gene encoding growth/differentiation factor 8 isoform X1: protein MQKLAIYVYIYLFMLISVDPVALDDSSQPTEDAEKDGLCNACTWRQNTKSSRIEAIKIQILSKLRLEQAPNISRDVIKQLLPKAPPLQELIDQYDVQRDDSSDGSLEDDDYHATTETIITMPTESDFLVQMEGKPKCCFFKFSSKIQYNKVVKAQLWIYLRQVQKPTTVFVQILRLIKPMKDGTRYTGIRSLKLDMNPGTGIWQSIDVKTVLQNWLKQPESNLGIEIKAFDENGRDLAVTFPGPGEDGLNPFLEVRVTDTPKRSRRDFGLDCDEHSTESRCCRYPLTVDFEAFGWDWIIAPKRYKANYCSGECEFVFLQKYPHTHLVHQANPRGSAGPCCTPTKMSPINMLYFNGKEQIIYGKIPAMVVDRCGCS, encoded by the exons ATGCAAAAGCTAGCAATCTATGTTTATATTTACCTGTTCATGCTGATTTCAGTTGATCCAGTGGCTCTTGATGACAGTAGTCAGCCCACAGAGGACGCCGAAAAAGATGGACTGTGCAATGCTTGTACATGGAGACAGAATACAAAATCTTCCAGAATAGAAGCCATAAAAATTCAAATCCTCAGCAAACTGCGCCTGGAACAAGCTCCTAACATTAGCAGGGATGTTATTAAACAACTTTTACCCAAAGCTCCTCCACTACAGGAACTGATCGATCAGTATGACGTCCAGAGAGACGACAGTAGCGATGGCTCTTTGGAAGACGATGACTATCACGCCACCACCGAAACGATTATCACAATGCCTACGGAGT CTGATTTTCTTGTACAAATGGAGGGAAAACCAAAATGTTGCTTCTTTAAGTTTAGCTCTAAAATACAATATAACAAAGTAGTAAAGGCACAATTGTGGATATACTTGAGGCAAGTCCAAAAACCTACAACAGTGTTTGTGCAGATCCTGAGACTTATTAAACCCATGAAAGACGGTACAAGATATACTGGAATTCGATCTTTGAAACTTGACATGAACCCAGGCACTGGTATTTGGCAGAGTATTGATGTGAAGACAGTGTTGCAAAATTGGCTCAAACAGCCTGAATCCAATTTAGGCATCGAAATAAAAGCTTTTGATGAGAATGGACGAGATCTTGCTGTAACTTTCCCAGGACCAGGTGAAGATGGATTG AACCCATTTTTAGAGGTCAGAGTTACAGACACACCGAAACGGTCCCGCAGAGATTTTGGCCTTGACTGTGACGAGCACTCGACAGAATCCCGGTGTTGTCGCTACCCGCTGACAGTGGATTTTGAAGCTTTTGGATGGGACTGGATTATCGCACCTAAAAGATACAAAGCCAATTACTGTTCTGGAGAATGCgaatttgtatttttacaaaaataccCGCACACTCACCTCGTACACCAAGCAAACCCCAGAGGTTCGGCGGGCCCTTGCTGCACGCCCACCAAGATGTCCCCCATAAACATGCTGTACTTCAACGGGAAAGAACAAATAATATACGGCAAGATACCGGCCATGGTTGTAGATCGCTGCGGGTGCTCATGA
- the MSTN gene encoding growth/differentiation factor 8 isoform X2, whose protein sequence is MQKLAIYVYIYLFMLISVDPVALDDSSQPTEDAEKDGLCNACTWRQNTKSSRIEAIKIQILSKLRLEQAPNISRDVIKQLLPKAPPLQELIDQYDVQRDDSSDGSLEDDDYHATTETIITMPTELFVQILRLIKPMKDGTRYTGIRSLKLDMNPGTGIWQSIDVKTVLQNWLKQPESNLGIEIKAFDENGRDLAVTFPGPGEDGLNPFLEVRVTDTPKRSRRDFGLDCDEHSTESRCCRYPLTVDFEAFGWDWIIAPKRYKANYCSGECEFVFLQKYPHTHLVHQANPRGSAGPCCTPTKMSPINMLYFNGKEQIIYGKIPAMVVDRCGCS, encoded by the exons ATGCAAAAGCTAGCAATCTATGTTTATATTTACCTGTTCATGCTGATTTCAGTTGATCCAGTGGCTCTTGATGACAGTAGTCAGCCCACAGAGGACGCCGAAAAAGATGGACTGTGCAATGCTTGTACATGGAGACAGAATACAAAATCTTCCAGAATAGAAGCCATAAAAATTCAAATCCTCAGCAAACTGCGCCTGGAACAAGCTCCTAACATTAGCAGGGATGTTATTAAACAACTTTTACCCAAAGCTCCTCCACTACAGGAACTGATCGATCAGTATGACGTCCAGAGAGACGACAGTAGCGATGGCTCTTTGGAAGACGATGACTATCACGCCACCACCGAAACGATTATCACAATGCCTACGGAGT TGTTTGTGCAGATCCTGAGACTTATTAAACCCATGAAAGACGGTACAAGATATACTGGAATTCGATCTTTGAAACTTGACATGAACCCAGGCACTGGTATTTGGCAGAGTATTGATGTGAAGACAGTGTTGCAAAATTGGCTCAAACAGCCTGAATCCAATTTAGGCATCGAAATAAAAGCTTTTGATGAGAATGGACGAGATCTTGCTGTAACTTTCCCAGGACCAGGTGAAGATGGATTG AACCCATTTTTAGAGGTCAGAGTTACAGACACACCGAAACGGTCCCGCAGAGATTTTGGCCTTGACTGTGACGAGCACTCGACAGAATCCCGGTGTTGTCGCTACCCGCTGACAGTGGATTTTGAAGCTTTTGGATGGGACTGGATTATCGCACCTAAAAGATACAAAGCCAATTACTGTTCTGGAGAATGCgaatttgtatttttacaaaaataccCGCACACTCACCTCGTACACCAAGCAAACCCCAGAGGTTCGGCGGGCCCTTGCTGCACGCCCACCAAGATGTCCCCCATAAACATGCTGTACTTCAACGGGAAAGAACAAATAATATACGGCAAGATACCGGCCATGGTTGTAGATCGCTGCGGGTGCTCATGA